GCATGGATGATTTGCCGATAAGATAACGTTAATGAAATAAGTAAAATAATAACAAAAGCAGCAATCGGCAATGAATACCATATAGCAGCAGCAGATAACGTAACAAGTACAACAACGATTTGTTCTGTACCATAAGCAATCGAAGATAATGCGTCTGATGATAATAAAGCTAACGCTGCAAATCGGCTTAATTTATGCTCATCATTATCAGTAGATTTTAAAGGTTTTCCGATAAACAATCGTTTTAAATAGTCCACTTGGTCAATCTCTCCTTCTCTGATTATTTCTCTTCTGTTTTCAGAAAAAAACATGCTTTTTCCATAAACAATCACATATGCTACGCTCATACATTACGATTGTCAATTATTTACCTGTTAAACTAGTTGAATATTCATTCCTTCCTCCTTTTTTATTAAAGAAACTCTCAGGGCTTTATTTTATCAAGCCCCTCTTTTCAGAAAAAAAGACAAGAACCACCTTATTGGCGGTTCTTGTCTTGACCTCTATTTTAATGTTTGCCACGTGCGATGTTCATCAAAGTAGCTCGCTTCTCTTTTCGCCAGTTCAACAACACTTTCCGGATAATTCAGTACATGTAATAACTGAATCGCATTTCTCGTCGTGGCTGGCCCTTGCTTTAAGAGATAATCAAACGTCACGCCTTGTTCTTTCGTTACTTGTTCTTCAAAATGAACATTATCGCATGACTCTTTTAAAATTTCTGTCAGCTCGATATCATGTGTGGCAACAAAAGCAAGCGATGGGTATTTTCCTAGCCAATGAATCATACTAGATGAGGCAGAGATTCGTTCGATGGTATTCGTTCCTTTTAATATTTCATCAATAAAGCATAGACAAGGCACTTTCGTTTCAGCAAGATCCAGCACTCGTTTAACAGATTTTGTTTCTGCCACAAAATAACTGTCTCCTTCAAAGATATCATCTTCAACTGCCATCGAGGTCAAGATATGACCAAATGGTAATTGGAACTTTGTAGCTAAGGCCGTGTGGATCGTCGCAGAAAGGATGCAGCTGATGGCTACACTCTTGACATAGGTTGACTTCCCTGAAGCATTAGAACCCGTTACAAGGGTGTTTTTAGTCCAATTCACCTCATTTGGCACAGGTGTTGCTAATAAAGGATGATATACTTCTGTTCCAGTCACCACAATTTCCTCTGAAAATATTGGTTGGCTCGTATCAGGCATTACCGTTCTAAAATTTAGCACAGCTGCTGCCACCTCTAATTCTCCAAGTAAACGCCACATTTCTTTCGCCTGCACTTCATAATTTGTTAGCTTCTTCAAAACAAAATTATACGAAATAAAAGGCAACATGAAAATCATTGCTAAATAATCAAACATCATTTCAGCCTCACTATTAGACTTCATTCTAAAAGAAATACCAAATTTCGTCATTGAGGCAAGAGGTTTAAGATTTTTCGTTAGTTCTTCTTGAAATGGGGTTTTTATCTTCTCTAATTTCTTTGCGCAAACGACCGTTTGCACCAAATACCCCATACAAATCAATTCTCGCTGTAATTTTTCCTTCTTTATCTGATAATAGATAACATTAAACAATATTGACCCTAAAAGTACTAAAACGGACAAAGTCATTGGGAACACTAGCACAAAAAGTAAAGCGGCAATCGGTAATAATCCGCAAAATAAATAAAATGTTGTATTTGGTAATTCCTGATTTCTTGTTTCGCTTAAATAACTTTCAACATGATTATGATCTTGTTTCCCCAAACAGGCAAACTGAAATTGAATTTCTTCTCGAATCGTTGGATTTTGTTTATAATAGTCGATCAATGTTTCTAAACGATCATGACTTTTTTCAGAGAAGTTAAAATTACGTAATCGTTGATATAAAGCTTCCGCTCCTACACTTGAATACGTGCCATTAATCCGTTCAAATAATATAAAGCCATCTAAATCATACCAAGTAATATCATCGATCTCACTGTCATAACTTCTGTATTTTTTAGCCTTACGCCAAGCTTCTTTTAAACTCTCTTCTTTATCAAAAAAACGTGCGCTAGGAAATGCTCCCCATTTACTTTTGACCATTGCTTTTAATTTTAAGCGATTATAAATTTCCATTACGATAATAATCAAAATAATCAGTCCAACAAATCCCAATACGATCAATTGAGCCTCCATCCAACATCCCCCTTTTTTCTTTCAGTATAGTTTTTTATAGCGTTCGTTACAAGAAAAAATTGACTTATCCCTTTTGAAACTCAAAAAACAGCTGAGGGCGAACTCTTTAAGTCCGCTCTCAGCTGTTTTTCCTATTGATAATACTCTCGATTTAGGCTCTCGTACTCATCTAAATGCCATTCTTGCTCTGAAGGCGTATCTTGATTTAGATACTCAAGTCTGATCGGTTTGGTATACTGAGCATTTGATGTCAACATATGGGAGATCGTTTCGTCCTGCATTTTTATAATATGTTTTAAACGGACTTTCTCTAACTTTAAATCCGTGATCTCTTCTTGTTGTAAATCTTTTTTCCCCAATAAACTCCTTAAAAATTGCTTGTCTCTGACAATAACTAGCGTTAACACAACGATTACTACAACCAGAAAATATAGTACCAATACTAAATTAGTATCCATTTTTATAATTCCTCCTAACACTCCATCCCTATGTTACCATGTTAGAAGTCTGGATTTTCTCATTTTTTTAGTAAAAATAACTACTTTTATATATTTTTTTGAGAAAAACAACCAAATTAATATAATTATTGTATAATTACCGATAGATTTAAAGTAAATAATTATGATCAAAGATTACTTCTACTGTATAATCACCAATTTTTCTGTACACCTGTTCTTGTAGGCGGATTTTTAGTTCTTGATCTGTTGCCTTAAAATGATTTGGCACAACTAAGTCAAATAAAATACGAGGCCTTCCACCATGATCTACTAACCGAATATCATGTCCTTTAAGATCTGGATTGATTCCTTTAATGATTTTCTTTAGTTCTTGGTGAATAAACTGTTGTCTTTGGTCATGTAAATTCACCGGATCAATATGGCAAACAAGATCCACACCTAATTGTTCTTTAAATTTCTTTTCGATCTCATCGATCGTTTCATGCGCTTGTGTTAAATCCCAGCGGTCATCAATTTCGATATGAACTGAAGCAAATGTTTTATTCGGTCCATATTGATGGATCAGTAAATCATGGTAGCCTACAATATCTGGAACAGAGGATAAATACAGCTTCATCTGATCGATTGCCGCTTGATCTGGACGCAATCCCATCAACTCATTCACAAATTCCCGAATCAACTGCAATCCGCTAAAAATAATATAACAAGCAATCAATAACCCTACAATTCCATCAATTTTCAGTCCTGTAAGCCCTTCGACTGTCGCTGAAACTAAAACAGCAATCGTTGTAAATACATCATTCAAACTATCTTTAGCCGTTGCAATTAAAGTGTTAGAATCAATTTTTTTAGCTACTCGTTTATAAAAAACACTTTGCCACACCTTAATTAAAATAGACAACAACAGCACGATCAAGATCACAGGAGTTACTTTGATACTCTGCGGATCTTTGATTCGGTCGATTGACGTCATAAAAAACTGAAACCCAACAAACGTAATCAACAATGAAACCAACATGCCGCTGATATATTCAAATCGTTCATGACCATATGGATGCTCTTCGTCTGCTGGTTTACCAGAAATATAAAATCCAACTAAGGTTAGAACTGATGACACCGTATCCGATAAATTATTCATCGCATCTGCCATGATCGACACACTACCAGAAATCAATCCAATCAATAGCTTACTTACAAAGAGCAGCAAGTTAGATAACAAGCCGACGATTCCGGCAAAAATCCCAAATGCTGTTCGAATATCTGAACTTTTTTGTTGTCTTTTTTCAAAACGCTCAATTAAAAAATTTATCATGATAACCCCTACCTCGTTTTTAGCATATCTTAAGACTATAAAATGATTTCAAGAGTTTGTATAGTGAAAAGCTACTTTTATTAGTGACTTTTTATTGTTTAGAATACCCCAAGTTGATTGATGGGCATTCTTCGTTTTTTTGTTAGGGGTACCTTGAAAGATGACGACACTCTCTTATCGTTTTTTTACTAGAATACACCACGTGGTATACCTAAATGGATTAATTTCCCAAAATTTTTCTACTTTTGAGACGTAGTTTACTACTTGTTCAGCTAATACAACTATTTCCCATTTATCCGTCGGAAAGAGTTTCTTGATTCCTTCCTCATCAAAATAATGGTGAATAATTCCTTTCTCTTTCCCTTCATTTAAAATAAATGTATTTTTTTCTATTTCTTCACCTTTGCCATATAAATCTGCCTTAGTTGACTTAATACTTCCTAAAAAATATCCGTTTGGAACAAGTGACTCATAGATACAATTTACCGCCTCTGTTATTTTCTTTACTGTATTATGCTGTAAAACATTCCAACTAAACACACCATGTAAAAATTCTTTCTGATTCCACGGGTAGTTCTCCATTGAGATGAGCCTATCTGTGTAAGTAATTTTATTTTCATCTAATTTTTTCTTGGTCAATTCAATTGCGTTACTAGAATTATCACTAATAAAAACAGTACAGTTCATTTGACCAAGAACAAGACTATGACGACCAGCTCCACAACCTAAATCCCAAACTTTTCTCTCTTGCTCTTTAGGGAATTCTTTTTTTAAAAGCTCTACAAATTTAATAACCTCAGGTTCAGGCATCATCTCAATATTCTTTTTATCATAAAATAACGTATTCCAATCTGCCATTTTTACGCCTCACTTTCTTCTCTATGTCCTCTTTCTTTTATACCACTAGTCAATTTCGATAGCAATTCAATCCTAATAACCTCTCATGTGGATTTCTTATATAAACCAAAATAATATAGAAAAAGTGAGCGGGACATAACTCTTCGAGTCATATCCCACTCACATGGAATTCAGGTAATGGTAGAATCAGACGTCCACCCTCTTAATGCTTTTCATCTTTAATGGAAGATACGACTCTCGTGAGAGACCTTCGCTAATTTCTTCGTTTTTTCCTCGATATAAGGATATAAGAAAATACCTAATCCGCAGAAGACGATCGCAATACCGCTTAGGATAATGATTGCCTTCCAAGCATTTGGCCAGTAAATTCCGCCAGCCGATTCTCTCAATAAATTCACTGCATGGGTAAATGGTAAAAACGGGTTAATAAATTGGAAAAATTTCCCAGATACCTGTATTGGGTAATTTCCCCCACCACCAGATATAGACAATACTAAGATAATGATCGCTGCACCTTTTCCGACATTACCGAAAAGCGCTACTAAAACATAGACCATCATCATAAAGGCAAAGGCGATCAATAGCGCAAACAAAACACTATAAAATGGTTGTCTGACATCTACACCTAATAAGAAATAATTCCCTAACGTAACAATCAGCGCTTGAGCCAAGCCCATTACTAAGAATGTTAACATTCTTGCAGAAAATTGTTCTCGTTTAGAAAATTTCCCACGATCTTTTTCATCTAAATAAAAATCAGTGGTTGCAACACTTGAAAATAAAACAGCTCCAACCCATAAACACAAGGCTGTATAAAATGGTGTGCTTGCTGATCCGTTATTCGCAATCGGATAAATTTTATTTTCAGAAACTTCAACTGGTTTAGCAAAGAAGTCACTTTCAGCATTAGCATCCAGTTTAAGCAGTTTTATCACTTGACCAAGGTCAACATCCTTTTCACCTTTTCGGATTGCTTCTGCTGCTTTGTGCAAGCCTGTCTTGATATTTGGCCAGTCATTTTGAACTAAGTCATTGGCTTTATCTAAAGCAGACTCCAAATCTGGCATTTTGTCATTGACTGTTTTTAAAGTATCTGTGATATTGTTTCTGATTCCTGGATAATCATTTTGAATGAAATTTGCAGCTAATCCAAGTTTATCTTCTATAACAGGTAACTCATTATTATACAGTTCAGCACCTTTGTTGATGCCATTTACAATCGTATCCATATGGCCATTCAATAAAACATTGGCATCGTGAACTTCTTGTTTGATTGCAGGTAACTCTGCTTGGTATTTTTCTAAGATGCCGATTGCATTTGAGACAGTCGCTTCTGTTGAGTTTAACAATGAAGCAAAATCAATTTGCTTCGCTTGGTTAAGCAAACCTTGAGCTGTGCTGATCGTTGCGATCAGTTTCGTTAAAATATCATTGACCATCGTTGAAACTGCATCGACATCAATACTTGATGCTGTAGCAGCAATTTCATTTGCTGCATTTTGAATGGCTTCTAAATCAGCATCAGTAATGGCATTTACATCTAAACTATCGACTTTAGATTTTAAAGCCGAAATCAAGTTGCTAACGGTTGTTAATTTATCAATAGTCGGCTGTAACTCTTGATTTCCAGCAGCTTCTTGGATTTGTGTCAAAGTTTGGATCAGTTGTTGAATGACTGCTTGCTGTTGTCCTAAACTAGTTGATAGCTGTTGTTTCAACATTTCGCGTTCATCTGGCGTCAAACGATTATCTCTCAATTGTTCAACAACAGATGCAACACTGGAACTGATTGTTCCAATTGCTTGTAAGGTCACTTTCATACTACTAGTGATACCAGGTAAAGCTTCTTGTAATTTTGCTGCCCCTTCACTTGTTGCTGTCGCTAATTGATCTGCTTGATTTCCAAGTTTTTCAATATCAGGAAGAGCGGTTTGAACTTGCTGAATGATCGTTAAGCCTTGTTTGGCTTCATTGATTCCTTCGTTCATTGTTTGTTCAACTGAAGCAAAATCTTCATCGATCATTGCCAATTGTTTACCGGCATTTTGAATTTCCGGAATTTTTTGTTGTAATGTTAAAATAACTTTGGCTTGTTCTTTGATCGTTGGCATCTTACTATTTAAATCAACTAATTTAGCCCCTAATGCATCCACTTCGGGCAAGTATTCAACAAATTCATTGGCTTTCGCTAATTTTGTTTTCAATTCTGGCATCTTGCCATGCAATGCTACGACTTCTTGTGTGTACTTATCGATTTGCGCAATATTTTCATCTGTTGAAAGGATCATATTTTTCACTTTTGTAATGCTGACTAAATTAGAATCTAAATTATAGCCAATATCATTAAACACACTAACCAAGGTACCACTAGCTGTCTTAGTAAATTCATCTGTGATTTGGGCTTGTAAAGAAGAGGCCCCTTTCTCTGCAATCTTCGGTGCAATCGCATTGATTTTCTCATTGATCGAATAGTCTATTTTAGGCTTAGTGATTTCTCCTGTCGTGAAACTTAATAAGTCTTTAGAAAAATCTTTTGGCAGATAAATACCAGCATAATATTTACCTGATCTTACTCCTTTGTCTAATTCCTGTTTAGAGTCAACAAACCGCCAACCCAATTGTTTGTTTTCATGGAGGTTTTTCAGGACTTCCTCACCAATATTCACTTTTTTGTCTTTGAATGTTGCTGCTTGGTCATCGCTATATACCGCAATCGGCAGCTCTCCTGTGTTTGCATAAGGATCCCACAATGCTTTAATATTGAACCATGCATAAAGTGATGGAATAATCATCAGTGCAATAATCAAAAATGTAGCGATCGGGTTTTTAAAAATGCGTTGCCAATCTAATTTAAATAACTTCAATGTATTTTTTATGTGTTTCATCCTGCTCACCTACTCTTTTTAATGACTGATTTACTTTAGCATAATCGTTTTATCAATAACAAATGAAAAATCCATTTTTTGTCTATTTCTACGACAGGTTTCTGAAATTGTCGTAGAGATTTCCTCTATGTATTTATTTATACAACTTAAATAACCTATTTTCCCAACTTTTCCTCTATTGTTATGAAACTTTCTGACACCTAAAAAAAGACAAACTCATCCAAATGAATCAGCTTGCCTTTAGTTTTTTACTGCTTATAGTTTTCCTGAAAACTCTGATACCACTTTTTTCACTTCATTTACTGAATCAGGATCTAAGTAAGAAAGCGCTCTAGGAACCACACTCATAAGATACATCTTATCAAGCTTATCCGTTGATCTTCTTTCCATCAATTCCGCCAGCAAATGTTTCATGTCTTCTTGGTGATCAGCTTTAGTCCGATCCATAATGAAGTCATAAAATTTCTTTTCGTCTGCTTTCATCGATTATGCCTCCTAGAATTTTATTCTATTATAAACTTAAATAATAATAAGGAGAAGCAATTTGCTTTTTTTATAAAATAAAGCAATAACAAACTATCTTTGTCTAGCCGTTTCAAGAAATATCAATAAAAACTTTATTTGCTCATTTATTATTTTACATTCATTCCTATGTCTAAGCCACAATACAATAACGTTCGTTATACTATAATCACACTTTATACTTTTCAATTAAAAACTCATATGCTGCACGGCTAATAATCCCCATCGGTTGATTGATCCCTGGATTAAAGTAAAAATCCATCGTGACTAATTCTTCCAATGTTGTTTCTTTGTCAATTGCTAATGATAAGGTGTTGATTGATTGCGTAATATCTTTTTCAGACATCAACTGGCCGCCAATTAATTTGTGTGATCCCTTCTCGAAGACCATTTTGATATGTACTTCTTCTTGTAATGCAAGGTATGGTAATTGACATGGTAATGTTAAAAAGATACTTTCAACTTCTATTCCTTCAAACTTAGCTTCAATTTCTGTTAAACCGGTACTGGCAACATAACTATTGAAAATTTTTGTTGCAGTTGTTTTTTGTGTCATATTGTATTTCATCGGATGTCCTAAGACATTCATTGCCGCAACTGTTGCACTTCGTACGACATTATTCACTAAAGGGATGAACGACTTGCGATAACTATTACGAACAGGATAAGAAATAACATCACCTAAAGCAAAAATATTTGGATCACTTGTTTGCATATGATCATTAACACGAACGGTTCCGTTTGCATTCAAATCTAAAAAATCTTTGACTAATGTGGTATCTGGACGAGCATTAACTGCCACGATCACGTAATCATTTCTAATTTCTTCATTCGTTGTTCTAGTGATAAATAGGTCTTCATCGATATCTGAAAATCCAATAACACTCTCATTCAAATGGAGATTTATTCCAGAATCTCGAATTTTTTGTTCAATTAATAAGGATATTTCCTTATCTAAATAACGAAAAAGAACGGAGTCAGCACTTTCAATTAAATGAATTTCTTTTCCTTGGTCTTTCAAAGCATCACAAAGCTCTACACCAATGTATCCACCTCCAACGATTGAGATAGATTGGGACTGCTCTAATTTTTCTAAAGCCTCTACAGAACTTGGATAGCTTTTAAATACAGTTACTTTATCTTTACTTGGCAATGTCAAATTCGTTGAAAATTGATTTGATCCCGTTGCAAGTATTAATTTGTCATAACCTATTTCCTTTATTTTATTATTAGCATCCTCATAGATAATTGTTTTTTTATCTGAATTTATGGTAGTAACTGTAGCATTGAGTAAAACATCTACACCCATTTTATTCAATTCTCCCGATGTAAGATATCTCACTTTATCTAATTCATCGACTAATTGATTCATTCTCAATATGATTCCACTTGATACATAACTGATTTCACTTCTTTTTTCAATTAGAATAACCTCAGTTTGAGGATTTAATTTCTTTAATGTTAACGCAGCCTGAAGCCCACCATGTGAGGCTCCTATGATGATTACTTTCACTAAGGTTCTTCTCCTTCCAATCTAATAAACTTCATTCTATTCGATAAATATGAACTACACTCTAATCCATTATATATATAATTTCATTTTTTTTATATAATAATAAACAGTAAATTTCTTTTTATAAGTTGCGTATTGCCATTTTGTTATGAATCAAGTATCCTTAAAGTGAGGTGTCTATTATGCTAAAACGAGATTTTTTAGAAAAGCCCTTCGATTATATGAATGATATACTATTATTTTTATACAACAATCAAGGCAAAGCGACAAAAAATGAGCTAGTCAATGAATTTCAAATTAGCTTACCAACATTAAATGAATATTTGTCTTTTTTACAAAGTTTTCTTGAAGAAAATCAGGTAAACGAATACGTAGAAATAACATTAAAAGGTGAAAATATTTCATTAAAAAAGCAACCAACTTTTCCATTAAAGAAAGTTGTTGTCCTTTTTTTGGAAAAATCAATTAAATTTCAAATGGTCAATCAGTTATTTACAAAAGGCGAACTGACATGTGATTATTTTCAG
This sequence is a window from Enterococcus sp. 7F3_DIV0205. Protein-coding genes within it:
- a CDS encoding MutS-related protein yields the protein MEAQLIVLGFVGLIILIIIVMEIYNRLKLKAMVKSKWGAFPSARFFDKEESLKEAWRKAKKYRSYDSEIDDITWYDLDGFILFERINGTYSSVGAEALYQRLRNFNFSEKSHDRLETLIDYYKQNPTIREEIQFQFACLGKQDHNHVESYLSETRNQELPNTTFYLFCGLLPIAALLFVLVFPMTLSVLVLLGSILFNVIYYQIKKEKLQRELICMGYLVQTVVCAKKLEKIKTPFQEELTKNLKPLASMTKFGISFRMKSNSEAEMMFDYLAMIFMLPFISYNFVLKKLTNYEVQAKEMWRLLGELEVAAAVLNFRTVMPDTSQPIFSEEIVVTGTEVYHPLLATPVPNEVNWTKNTLVTGSNASGKSTYVKSVAISCILSATIHTALATKFQLPFGHILTSMAVEDDIFEGDSYFVAETKSVKRVLDLAETKVPCLCFIDEILKGTNTIERISASSSMIHWLGKYPSLAFVATHDIELTEILKESCDNVHFEEQVTKEQGVTFDYLLKQGPATTRNAIQLLHVLNYPESVVELAKREASYFDEHRTWQTLK
- a CDS encoding FAD-dependent oxidoreductase — encoded protein: MKVIIIGASHGGLQAALTLKKLNPQTEVILIEKRSEISYVSSGIILRMNQLVDELDKVRYLTSGELNKMGVDVLLNATVTTINSDKKTIIYEDANNKIKEIGYDKLILATGSNQFSTNLTLPSKDKVTVFKSYPSSVEALEKLEQSQSISIVGGGYIGVELCDALKDQGKEIHLIESADSVLFRYLDKEISLLIEQKIRDSGINLHLNESVIGFSDIDEDLFITRTTNEEIRNDYVIVAVNARPDTTLVKDFLDLNANGTVRVNDHMQTSDPNIFALGDVISYPVRNSYRKSFIPLVNNVVRSATVAAMNVLGHPMKYNMTQKTTATKIFNSYVASTGLTEIEAKFEGIEVESIFLTLPCQLPYLALQEEVHIKMVFEKGSHKLIGGQLMSEKDITQSINTLSLAIDKETTLEELVTMDFYFNPGINQPMGIISRAAYEFLIEKYKV
- a CDS encoding cation diffusion facilitator family transporter, with the translated sequence MINFLIERFEKRQQKSSDIRTAFGIFAGIVGLLSNLLLFVSKLLIGLISGSVSIMADAMNNLSDTVSSVLTLVGFYISGKPADEEHPYGHERFEYISGMLVSLLITFVGFQFFMTSIDRIKDPQSIKVTPVILIVLLLSILIKVWQSVFYKRVAKKIDSNTLIATAKDSLNDVFTTIAVLVSATVEGLTGLKIDGIVGLLIACYIIFSGLQLIREFVNELMGLRPDQAAIDQMKLYLSSVPDIVGYHDLLIHQYGPNKTFASVHIEIDDRWDLTQAHETIDEIEKKFKEQLGVDLVCHIDPVNLHDQRQQFIHQELKKIIKGINPDLKGHDIRLVDHGGRPRILFDLVVPNHFKATDQELKIRLQEQVYRKIGDYTVEVIFDHNYLL
- a CDS encoding class I SAM-dependent methyltransferase; translation: MADWNTLFYDKKNIEMMPEPEVIKFVELLKKEFPKEQERKVWDLGCGAGRHSLVLGQMNCTVFISDNSSNAIELTKKKLDENKITYTDRLISMENYPWNQKEFLHGVFSWNVLQHNTVKKITEAVNCIYESLVPNGYFLGSIKSTKADLYGKGEEIEKNTFILNEGKEKGIIHHYFDEEGIKKLFPTDKWEIVVLAEQVVNYVSKVEKFWEINPFRYTTWCILVKKR
- a CDS encoding YhgE/Pip domain-containing protein, which gives rise to MKHIKNTLKLFKLDWQRIFKNPIATFLIIALMIIPSLYAWFNIKALWDPYANTGELPIAVYSDDQAATFKDKKVNIGEEVLKNLHENKQLGWRFVDSKQELDKGVRSGKYYAGIYLPKDFSKDLLSFTTGEITKPKIDYSINEKINAIAPKIAEKGASSLQAQITDEFTKTASGTLVSVFNDIGYNLDSNLVSITKVKNMILSTDENIAQIDKYTQEVVALHGKMPELKTKLAKANEFVEYLPEVDALGAKLVDLNSKMPTIKEQAKVILTLQQKIPEIQNAGKQLAMIDEDFASVEQTMNEGINEAKQGLTIIQQVQTALPDIEKLGNQADQLATATSEGAAKLQEALPGITSSMKVTLQAIGTISSSVASVVEQLRDNRLTPDEREMLKQQLSTSLGQQQAVIQQLIQTLTQIQEAAGNQELQPTIDKLTTVSNLISALKSKVDSLDVNAITDADLEAIQNAANEIAATASSIDVDAVSTMVNDILTKLIATISTAQGLLNQAKQIDFASLLNSTEATVSNAIGILEKYQAELPAIKQEVHDANVLLNGHMDTIVNGINKGAELYNNELPVIEDKLGLAANFIQNDYPGIRNNITDTLKTVNDKMPDLESALDKANDLVQNDWPNIKTGLHKAAEAIRKGEKDVDLGQVIKLLKLDANAESDFFAKPVEVSENKIYPIANNGSASTPFYTALCLWVGAVLFSSVATTDFYLDEKDRGKFSKREQFSARMLTFLVMGLAQALIVTLGNYFLLGVDVRQPFYSVLFALLIAFAFMMMVYVLVALFGNVGKGAAIIILVLSISGGGGNYPIQVSGKFFQFINPFLPFTHAVNLLRESAGGIYWPNAWKAIIILSGIAIVFCGLGIFLYPYIEEKTKKLAKVSHESRIFH